From a single Brassica napus cultivar Da-Ae chromosome C9, Da-Ae, whole genome shotgun sequence genomic region:
- the BNACNNG15710D gene encoding uncharacterized protein BNACNNG15710D, with the protein MVVAVDANEKKSGSSLKFLCSYGGKILPRSTDGKLRYVGGHTRVLSVDRSISFEELTKKLFEFCGYSVDLRCQLPNGDLETLISVKSDEELANIVELYNRVSGSKIKAVLSPPRSQKSPSSSSGGGGDRSPNSPFSVTLSPPNSPPLAYGRYLQSRYCLPPTDLARRFHQRSGESYCYACRVHKGSRLIWH; encoded by the exons ATGGTGGTGGCCGTTGATGCTAACGAGAAGAAAAGTGGAAGCAGTCTTAAGTTTCTGTGCAGTTACGGCGGCAAAATCCTCCCTCGTTCCACCGACGGGAAGCTCCGTTACGTCGGAGGTCACACCAGAGTCCTCTCCGTCGATCGTTCCATCTCTTTCGAAG aGCTCACGAAGAAACTATTTGAATTCTGCGGATACTCCGTCGATCTCCGATGTCAGTTACCTAACGGCGATCTCGAGACTCTAATCTCCGTCAAATCGGACGAGGAGCTAGCGAACATCGTCGAATTGTACAATCGCGTCTCAGGATCCAAAATCAAAGCCGTTTTATCGCCTCCTCGTAGTCAAAAATCGCCGTCGTCTTCAAGCGGTGGCGGCGGCGATCGATCTCCGAACTCTCCGTTCTCCGTCACGCTTTCCCCGCCGAACTCGCCGCCGTTAGCGTACGGGAGGTATCTGCAGTCTCGGTATTGTCTACCTCCCACGGATCTCGCTAGAAGATTCCATCAGAGATCCGGAGAATCGTATTGCTACGCGTGTCGTGTTCACAAAGGCTCTAGACTCATCTGGCATTGA